In Thermoplasmata archaeon, the sequence AGCGGCATGTACCGGCCCGTGTCGATGTCCGTGTACACCTGCGACGTCACGACGACGGGAATGCTACGCTGGCGCGACACCCGCAGGAGCCGCGCGATCTGCCGCGTGAGGCCGTACCGCTCCTCGCGACGGGTCTCGTCGCGCATCGTCAGACGATAGTGCATCGTGATGCTGTCGATCACGATTAGCCCGACCTCGGGGTTGCCCTCGGTCATCTTGACGGCCTTCTCGATCAGCTTCTCCTGCTCCTCGAAGCTGTACGGTTCGGAGAAGAGGATGTTCTTCAGGACGACGTCGAAGTCGTCTCCGCAGATCTGCCGAAGCCGCTCGAGCGAGACGCCCTCGGTGTCGATGTAGATCGCCTTGCGTCCGGCGCGCACGACGTTCCGCGCGAGCTGCAGGCAGAAGTTCGTCTTCCCGCTCCCCGCCTCCCCGTGCAGGAGCGTGATGCAGCCGTCCTCGACCCCCCCGCCCAAGAGGTCGTCCAGGGCGCGGCAGCCCAGGGCCACCACCTTCATTGCGAGGACAACCTCGTGACGCGCTTTAATTCTTCGAGGCGTCCGGCGGCAAGGCGGAGAGGAACGTGCCGTCCGAGGTCCAGACGACGACCGCACGCGCGATCCGGTCCGGGGGTGGCGGGGTCACGGGACGCCCCTGCCCGCTCTCCGGATGGATCGCGATCGCCTCGCCGGGCGCCGGCCGCTCGATGCGCGCTTCGAATCGCTCCGCGTCGAGCCGCCGCGCACCCCGCACCTCCTTCGCCTTGAACCGGCGTTCCTCGCCGGATGCGAGATCGCGCAACACGACGAACGGCCGCACGGCCACCACCTCCGCGAGGCGCGCCTTGTGCCGGACCACGTCGCCGACCTGGAACGGAGGGAGGCGGACGAGGGACGTGACCCGATAGACCTCTCGACCTTGCCGTTGCCCGAACAGCTTCGGGGAGGAGGTCACCGAGCCGCCGAACGCCTCCGCGATGTCGCGCGCGAGGTTCTTCCCGAGGGCGTTCGCGCTCACATAGAAATCGAGCCCGCCGTCGAGCTCTTCAATCCGCGAGACGAACGCGCCCTCCTCGGCGCCCCGATCCACGCGGGCGGCGACGAACGTGCGCATCGCCCGCACCTCCGCCGGCGTGAGTTCGCGGCCCTCGCCTCGGACCTGCAGGATCCCTTCGTAGTACCGGCCCCTCTGCTTCTGGCACGTGTCGCACAGCGACGGCTTGATGCGGAGGCGCGTGCGGAACCCTTGGACGGACTCGAGGTCCTGAAAGCGGCCGAGGGCCTTGACGGTCAAAGAGAGATTATTCGCGTCCTCCTCGCGCGCGACGAAGGTGAAGCTGACCCGCTCGAACGGTCGCTCGGCAGGGATGCGTTCGCGGAGCAATCGCATGGTCGCGAGGTCCCGATCGAGCTTCGACCAGCCGGACCGGAATCGCAAGGAACCGCAGGAACTGCATCGGTCGACGTCGAGGACGTCCGGCGGCCACACGACCGGATGCTTGCGGGTGAAGTCCTTCGCGCAGAGGCCCTCGTAGGTCGGGCCTTCGGCGCCGCATTCGACGCAGAACATGTCGCGGTCGGTTCGTACGGTGCCGCGCTACTTAAGGGCTGGCGTGGCGGAGCGACCCCGATACCCGAGGGGAAGGCCATAAGTATGCGGCGAGAGGTCGCTCCATGTCCATGGCACAGGCGCGCTCCTGGTGGCGGATGCGGCAGATCCGGCACCGGGATGCCGTCGTCCTGTCCGTGCTCTCTGCGTCGTTCCTGCTCGAGGGAGAGATTAACGAAATACGGACCGCCTACGACACGTACATCGCCCCGTACGCGGGCCAGCCTCAGGTCGTGCTGAACGTTGTCCTCACGGTCCTCGGATTCACGACGTCCTTCGGCGGGGTCTTCGTCCTGCTCGGCGGGCTGCATTTCTCCTGGGGACGTGTATCCCGGGGGCGGTTCCTCGTCGGCCTCGGCTTGGGGGTGAGTCTGCTCGGGCTCATCAGCCGGCTCGCCCGGGCGACCCTTGCAGTTGGCACGCCAATTACGGAACTCGAGCGGTTCACGGCGGGCTTCACGGGCCTCGGCGTCCTCATCGGAATCGGGAGCCACGCGCTCATGGGCCAATACGCCTTGATGATCAAGAAGCACGCGAGGCGGGTGTGGCGCCGCTGGCGGAAGCCTGAGCGCCCGGGCCGCCGGCCAACGGGTTCCGAAGAGCGCGTCACATCAGGACGAACTGGGCGTGCGGCACGCCGTTGATCCTCAGGATCCCGTCCTCCGAGACGAACCCCGCGCGCTGCGCCGCCTCGACCGTCTCGCGCCCGACGAAGTTCCCGATTGTCGCGAGCCGAAGGTTGGAGACGAACAAATCCTCGCTGACGACGTCTCCTTCGTAGAACCTCCCGATCTCGATCTTGAACTTCCCTTCTCGGAACGTCTTCCCGACGAGGTCCGCATCTGCCGCGGCGACGAGGGTCTCCTTTCCTCGGTGGTACACCTTCATGCGGATCGGCATCGACCGGACCGCGGTCACAACCTCTCGACGAGCTTATACTTGTTTTTCGCGGGGCTGTAGATCTCGCCTTCCTGCGCCCATCGCTTCAGCCACGCGTCGACCTTCGCCGGCGGTATCCCGCGCTCCTGCGCGATCCTCACGATGTCCTCGTAGTCTGCTACGCCTTCCGGCCCGGCGAGCTCGCTGATGATGTCGCGGATCGAGATGATCTGCTCCCGCTGGGACTGGCTTATGCCGGTCTGGATGATGTCGATGTCGAAGCGGCCTTCCTCGCCCGCGACCTTGCCCATCCAGTACTCGACGATGTGGACGGCCCGGTCTGCATCGTCCGCCGTGACGGCCTCTCCGAGGCGCAGGCGTGCACCCGCTTCCGCGAGTCGGATGATCGCCTCGAGCTGGCGGGGAGTGATTGGTACGCTCGACCCCGCCGCTTCTCCGGTCTTCCGAATCTCGAGGTACTTCTTCTCGATGATCGCCATCGCCTCATCTGTCATGACCGGGTAGATGCGCTTGGCAAGAGCCACGTATTTCCGGAGGAAGTCCGGGCTGAAGTGAGGCGTGTAGGGTTCTTCGAGGTCCCGCGTTTCCTCGGTCGGCGCGCCTGTTTCTCGCCGTCTCGCAATTTCGCCGACGCGATGACCCTTCAGAATGTGCTCCGCGAGTTCGCGATCCCGATCGGCTTGAGGACGATCGATCATGGAGAAGATGATATCGAATCGACTGAGTAAAGCTGGCGGCAGATCGATTTGTTCCGAGATGTACTTGTGCTCATCGAACCGGCCGAACTTCGGATTCGCGGCCGCAAGTACTGCACATCGGGACTGCAGGACCGCTGTGATTCCCGCCTTCGCCACGCTGATTCGCTGCTGCTCCATGGCTTCATGAATCGCGGATCGGTCCTGCGGATTCATCTTCTCCAATTCGTCGATGCACGCGAGTCCGAGATCAGCCAGGACGAGCGCTCCTGCCTCAAGCGTCCAGCGACCCTCCCCGAATTCGTCGCGTACTGCCGCCGCGGTATTGTGGACCAAGATCCCGTTGGCCACGAACGCATGGGCATCCTTCACTGTAAGGTCGAAGACCGTCTCTCTTGGGAACGACGATCGGACAGAGACCTCCTTGACGGGTTCCCATCGGATGTCGCCGGACGCGAGCAAGCGGAGGAATTCGATTCGGCGAGGGATCTTCTCGATGCGGCGCAGGAACGGTGCGATCTCTGCTTCGAGATCCGGAGCGACTTCTCCTTCGTGTTGCCCGAGAAGCTTCGCGAGGCGTTCCAACACGCGGACCGGGATGCGCGGTGGGCGCCGACTCCGACGGTAGAAAGCATCGTGGACTCGGTGAGGTGGCAGGCCTAGCGCGTTCGCCACGCCGACGCCCGTAATCCCTGAGGCACGGATTGCCTTCGGAATCCTACGTCGCAGGTCGGACCGCAACCGAATCCGGACGCCATCGTAGGCTCCCCCGCGATACGCGGCCTCGAGCCCGCTAGCATGACTGAGAAGGGATTCCCGCGTTGCGGCCATTTCGCCGTACTCCAGGGCGAGACCTCCTCCCTGATGTGCTCCGTACGCCTGCGATGGGGAGATCGCCATCAGCATCCTGACTTCCCGGAGATGGGGACCTGCCCCAGAAATCAGGTCGAGGTTCGAGTGGGGCCTACGTGCATCGATCTTCTCGAGGGTCGCGTGTTTTTGAGGATGATTCATGCCGATGTCCTCGCGGAATCGGACGATGGACGCCCAATCGCGGATGTCCAGAACGAACTGGTCGTGTCGCGTCACGATGGACTTTCCGTCGGCGCGCGTCGATGTTCGCCCCGCGACGCGCCGGACCCGAAGAGATGCATGAATTCCAAAACGAAGCAAGGCAAACTTCACCCCACTCGCGAGGGCCTCGCTTGCCGTCGTCAGCGAGACACATGTGTCGCCTCCCTGCCGGACGTGAATCGTGCCATCCGTATCGTAGAGGCCGCGGAGATAGGCGGCCAAATTGGAGGTTGGTCCATTGA encodes:
- the radB gene encoding DNA repair and recombination protein RadB codes for the protein MKVVALGCRALDDLLGGGVEDGCITLLHGEAGSGKTNFCLQLARNVVRAGRKAIYIDTEGVSLERLRQICGDDFDVVLKNILFSEPYSFEEQEKLIEKAVKMTEGNPEVGLIVIDSITMHYRLTMRDETRREERYGLTRQIARLLRVSRQRSIPVVVTSQVYTDIDTGRYMPLGGHMLSHNAKTIVRFERTGTSTRTAVLEKHRHKEEASRASFRITAHGLED
- a CDS encoding 60S ribosomal export protein NMD3, with protein sequence MFCVECGAEGPTYEGLCAKDFTRKHPVVWPPDVLDVDRCSSCGSLRFRSGWSKLDRDLATMRLLRERIPAERPFERVSFTFVAREEDANNLSLTVKALGRFQDLESVQGFRTRLRIKPSLCDTCQKQRGRYYEGILQVRGEGRELTPAEVRAMRTFVAARVDRGAEEGAFVSRIEELDGGLDFYVSANALGKNLARDIAEAFGGSVTSSPKLFGQRQGREVYRVTSLVRLPPFQVGDVVRHKARLAEVVAVRPFVVLRDLASGEERRFKAKEVRGARRLDAERFEARIERPAPGEAIAIHPESGQGRPVTPPPPDRIARAVVVWTSDGTFLSALPPDASKN
- a CDS encoding DUF424 family protein, with the protein product MTAVRSMPIRMKVYHRGKETLVAAADADLVGKTFREGKFKIEIGRFYEGDVVSEDLFVSNLRLATIGNFVGRETVEAAQRAGFVSEDGILRINGVPHAQFVLM
- a CDS encoding LAGLIDADG family homing endonuclease; this encodes EFEEIEVTEEDARLIREAGSSPDILRMITASIAPSMYGMHVEKEALALQLFSGVPKVMPDGRRIRGDLHVLMVGDPGVGKSELLSYMSRLSPRGIYATGKAATAAGLCIASDSLIPTERGIQSIEDIARPYFGTAELERPIETAVAAGGVVTFDERHRSTMGSLEAVWRLKPPAAMLRITTASGLSLTVTPATKVLVDHAMGQSWIQARFVRPGLRVATSNRLTFSDAPAPLILSLLTRITTRIVVDVEPTVIDSILSGLKARYGTLREAAVRLMLSEDSVYHGWREGRHAIPLTLFLAAARAAGVSDEVVVHSIRRFSQAGGHRISLPERINEDLAYFAGLIAGDGSVERGTWKGVSIRFSNSNPVLIRIYTELVRSLFGARTDFTPQSSLRAATVRFHSRLVASLLAELGVPCSPKSDRLQLPGFLLNGPTSNLAAYLRGLYDTDGTIHVRQGGDTCVSLTTASEALASGVKFALLRFGIHASLRVRRVAGRTSTRADGKSIVTRHDQFVLDIRDWASIVRFREDIGMNHPQKHATLEKIDARRPHSNLDLISGAGPHLREVRMLMAISPSQAYGAHQGGGLALEYGEMAATRESLLSHASGLEAAYRGGAYDGVRIRLRSDLRRRIPKAIRASGITGVGVANALGLPPHRVHDAFYRRSRRPPRIPVRVLERLAKLLGQHEGEVAPDLEAEIAPFLRRIEKIPRRIEFLRLLASGDIRWEPVKEVSVRSSFPRETVFDLTVKDAHAFVANGILVHNTAAAVRDEFGEGRWTLEAGALVLADLGLACIDELEKMNPQDRSAIHEAMEQQRISVAKAGITAVLQSRCAVLAAANPKFGRFDEHKYISEQIDLPPALLSRFDIIFSMIDRPQADRDRELAEHILKGHRVGEIARRRETGAPTEETRDLEEPYTPHFSPDFLRKYVALAKRIYPVMTDEAMAIIEKKYLEIRKTGEAAGSSVPITPRQLEAIIRLAEAGARLRLGEAVTADDADRAVHIVEYWMGKVAGEEGRFDIDIIQTGISQSQREQIISIRDIISELAGPEGVADYEDIVRIAQERGIPPAKVDAWLKRWAQEGEIYSPAKNKYKLVERL